A single window of Candidatus Obscuribacter sp. DNA harbors:
- a CDS encoding divalent metal cation transporter — MLWSALSLLLIANIINAGADIGAIAAGVHLLAPQISEIWMILPITIVLTASLIFLSYKTIANVFKWLTLSLFAYVATAFFCHLDAAIVLKDTLLSQQARPQKRSSLCSVVGQRYYLPPAL, encoded by the coding sequence GTGCTGTGGTCAGCACTATCGCTCTTGCTTATAGCCAATATCATCAATGCTGGCGCCGACATCGGCGCTATAGCAGCGGGCGTGCACCTGCTTGCACCGCAAATAAGCGAAATCTGGATGATTTTACCTATTACAATTGTTCTAACGGCAAGCTTGATCTTTCTATCCTACAAAACTATAGCCAACGTCTTTAAGTGGCTCACACTCAGTCTTTTTGCTTATGTGGCCACAGCCTTTTTTTGCCACCTGGATGCAGCAATAGTACTAAAGGATACACTATTGAGTCAGCAAGCCAGGCCGCAAAAGCGCTCGAGCCTTTGCTCGGTAGTGGGGCAGAGATACTATTTGCCGCCGGCTTTATAG
- a CDS encoding PAS domain S-box protein: MAIEAELLTQNNSRSDQILQELKLQSYQRIDKIFGYLLVLEWLSGIVVALFVSPLTYIGRQSSVHLHLITAIVLGGLIISRPLWLIIKEPGKTQTRQTIALAQMLYSALLIHLTGGRVETHFHIFGSLAFLSFYRDWRVLITASLVVTIDHIVRGIVYPESIYGVATIQPWRWVEHVWWVVFEDIFLFTAIHSTTKELTAIAQRQSELETTRAHVEELVALKTRELRQRKHQITTQYAVTKLLFEAKTFRSIAHLLLARLVNAIVPKDLAFAALITEFETNTLDLGNPNPEEAHGFVVAEIHSDALNKPLKERPKLVKIYTLPITIKGKVFMQIDFYCEKIISIAQDQLSMLNSLGQQIGDYLVRTRTATLNQNLLNVVQSSTDAIIGASLGGKITSWNKGAERLFGYSAEELKGCSVDLLEPKNPPLTALSKPFLNGNTDNPAIDTKLVTKSGAIIDVALTVDRVLNSTGQRTGTSFIIHNITERKLAESRVSEFYSVVSHELRTPLTSIRGALGLLENDIVTLDSSEGKEFIEVARESTDRLIRLINEMLDLRKIEAGAMDMYLKDVPVSKLVDDSIHATAGMALKAGVNLIPVLNFDGTVRGDADKLTQILTNLISNAVKFSSPGADVRIKVTSPKQSLINFAVEDFGPGIADDQKDRIFEKFHQIDSSDSREKGGTGLGLAICKAIVEQHSGTIGVTSQPGQGSTFWFELNNDRT, translated from the coding sequence ATGGCAATCGAAGCAGAACTACTGACTCAAAACAATAGTCGCAGCGATCAAATACTGCAAGAACTCAAACTGCAATCATATCAACGCATAGACAAAATCTTTGGCTATCTACTGGTACTGGAGTGGCTATCTGGCATAGTGGTGGCATTATTTGTCTCACCCTTAACCTATATCGGTCGCCAGAGTTCAGTGCACTTACATCTTATAACGGCAATTGTGCTGGGCGGCCTGATTATATCCAGACCACTCTGGCTTATTATCAAAGAGCCCGGCAAAACACAGACCAGGCAAACAATTGCCCTGGCCCAGATGCTTTATTCTGCACTATTGATACATCTCACTGGTGGTCGTGTTGAGACTCACTTTCATATCTTTGGTTCACTAGCTTTTTTGAGCTTTTATAGAGACTGGCGGGTGCTCATAACCGCATCGCTGGTGGTGACAATCGATCACATCGTCAGGGGCATAGTTTATCCTGAGTCCATTTACGGAGTAGCGACAATCCAGCCCTGGCGCTGGGTAGAGCATGTCTGGTGGGTTGTCTTTGAAGACATCTTTTTGTTTACTGCCATACACTCCACCACAAAAGAGCTAACCGCAATCGCTCAAAGACAATCAGAACTGGAAACGACACGAGCCCACGTAGAAGAGCTGGTAGCGCTTAAAACGAGAGAACTGAGACAGCGCAAACATCAGATCACAACTCAATACGCAGTAACAAAACTATTGTTTGAGGCCAAAACCTTTAGATCAATTGCTCATCTTTTGTTGGCCCGCCTGGTCAATGCAATAGTGCCAAAGGATCTAGCTTTTGCTGCACTAATCACCGAATTTGAGACTAATACTCTTGATCTGGGCAATCCCAATCCAGAAGAAGCGCATGGCTTTGTAGTAGCAGAAATCCATAGCGATGCCCTGAACAAACCGCTTAAAGAACGCCCCAAGCTAGTCAAAATCTACACTTTGCCAATTACCATAAAAGGCAAAGTCTTTATGCAAATTGACTTTTACTGTGAAAAAATCATTTCGATAGCGCAAGACCAACTCTCTATGCTCAATTCACTTGGTCAGCAAATCGGTGATTATCTAGTGCGCACCAGGACAGCGACACTCAATCAAAATCTACTCAATGTGGTGCAATCGAGCACTGATGCTATTATCGGAGCCTCCCTTGGCGGCAAAATCACTAGTTGGAACAAAGGAGCAGAGAGACTTTTTGGCTATTCGGCTGAGGAACTAAAGGGTTGCTCAGTAGATTTGCTTGAGCCCAAAAATCCACCACTGACAGCTTTGAGTAAACCATTTTTAAATGGCAATACAGACAATCCCGCCATTGACACAAAGCTTGTAACCAAAAGTGGCGCAATCATCGATGTGGCACTGACAGTAGATAGAGTGCTCAATAGTACCGGTCAGAGAACTGGCACATCGTTTATCATTCACAACATCACCGAAAGAAAGTTAGCAGAAAGCCGGGTCAGCGAGTTTTATTCGGTAGTATCCCACGAATTGCGCACGCCCCTTACTTCTATAAGAGGTGCTCTCGGCCTACTCGAAAACGATATCGTAACGCTTGATTCGAGCGAGGGCAAAGAATTTATCGAAGTGGCTAGAGAGTCTACCGATAGACTGATACGCCTGATCAACGAAATGCTCGACTTGCGTAAAATCGAAGCAGGCGCAATGGACATGTACCTCAAAGATGTACCTGTTAGTAAACTGGTCGATGACTCTATCCATGCCACTGCCGGTATGGCACTAAAAGCGGGAGTCAATCTGATACCAGTGCTCAATTTTGATGGCACAGTAAGAGGTGACGCAGACAAACTGACGCAAATACTGACTAATCTAATTTCAAATGCCGTCAAATTCTCCAGCCCAGGTGCTGACGTCCGCATCAAAGTGACTTCACCCAAACAGAGCCTTATTAACTTTGCGGTGGAAGACTTTGGCCCGGGAATAGCTGACGATCAAAAAGACCGTATCTTCGAAAAATTCCATCAGATTGATTCGTCAGACAGCCGAGAAAAAGGCGGCACAGGACTGGGTCTGGCTATCTGCAAAGCAATCGTAGAACAACACTCTGGCACTATTGGCGTGACAAGCCAACCGGGTCAGGGTAGTACCTTTTGGTTTGAGCTAAACAACGACAGAACTTAA
- a CDS encoding divalent metal cation transporter: MLGSGAEILFAAGFIGTGFLAIPVLIGSSSYAIAEALGWPCGFSEQWWKAKRFYSLFAISAFFAMTFNYLKINAMDALYWTAILNGVLAPPLLLLVMLISQNKKIMGERINSPLVSLGGWLATLVMAIAAVAMALSLVKH; the protein is encoded by the coding sequence TTGCTCGGTAGTGGGGCAGAGATACTATTTGCCGCCGGCTTTATAGGTACAGGGTTTCTTGCTATTCCCGTTTTAATAGGCTCTTCTAGCTATGCCATTGCCGAGGCTCTCGGCTGGCCCTGTGGCTTTAGTGAGCAATGGTGGAAAGCAAAACGTTTTTACAGTCTATTTGCCATCTCGGCATTTTTTGCCATGACCTTTAACTACCTCAAGATAAACGCCATGGATGCTCTTTACTGGACGGCAATTTTAAATGGTGTGCTAGCACCACCACTGCTTCTTTTGGTAATGCTTATTAGTCAGAACAAAAAAATCATGGGTGAGCGCATCAATAGCCCTCTTGTTAGTTTGGGAGGCTGGCTTGCCACACTAGTAATGGCAATAGCAGCCGTTGCCATGGCTCTAAGCCTGGTCAAACACTAA
- a CDS encoding P-II family nitrogen regulator → MQLITAIIQPFMVDRLTRALRKAGFKHYTVDEAQGSSLVPNDPVHLQARMRIEVAVPDERSEELMELISVTVSTHQQGDGVIYAMPINRFVHIQSGLIDNKALTQS, encoded by the coding sequence ATGCAGCTAATTACAGCAATCATCCAACCTTTTATGGTCGATAGACTGACCAGAGCCCTGCGCAAAGCTGGTTTTAAACATTACACAGTGGATGAAGCCCAGGGCTCAAGCCTGGTACCCAATGACCCTGTGCACCTGCAGGCGCGCATGCGTATTGAAGTAGCCGTGCCCGATGAGCGCAGTGAAGAGCTGATGGAGCTTATTAGCGTCACAGTCAGTACTCATCAACAGGGCGATGGTGTCATTTACGCCATGCCAATCAACAGGTTTGTCCATATCCAGTCAGGCCTGATCGACAATAAAGCTTTGACTCAAAGCTAA
- a CDS encoding response regulator gives MQINKVLLVDDDLAISKVAAVCLQKVGKWEVAIAASGQDALKLAQSFDPDLIVLDVLMPEMDGFEVLSRLREIETVKAIPVIFMTSLAQARDLTKCMSWGAKGVIPKPFNPMILPMQIQAILDTSENNARESA, from the coding sequence ATGCAAATAAATAAGGTCTTGCTGGTGGACGATGACCTCGCTATCAGCAAGGTAGCTGCAGTTTGCCTGCAAAAGGTAGGCAAATGGGAAGTAGCGATTGCGGCCTCTGGCCAAGACGCGCTCAAGTTAGCCCAGTCATTTGACCCGGACTTAATTGTTCTGGACGTATTGATGCCCGAGATGGACGGGTTTGAAGTGCTAAGCCGGTTACGAGAAATAGAAACGGTCAAAGCGATACCAGTAATTTTTATGACCAGCCTGGCTCAAGCTAGAGATCTGACTAAATGTATGAGTTGGGGCGCAAAAGGTGTCATCCCCAAACCATTCAATCCGATGATATTGCCGATGCAAATCCAAGCAATTTTAGACACAAGTGAAAACAATGCCAGGGAAAGCGCCTAA